One stretch of Candidatus Binatia bacterium DNA includes these proteins:
- a CDS encoding arylesterase, protein MRLVRAVGAIVLIVAVALAYRITTRSGMWARIEPHFAGTCRVVSGVVGAEDVTIDPASMVAFLSAQDRRALRGAAGPRGEIYALDLKDPAALPRPLTGGVPGDFHPHGISLWRDGEGKLRLFAINHRSDGSHTVEVFDSQEQGLRHVRTVRYSELSSPNDLVAVDAERFYATNDRGVPEAGWRQTLEVYLALPWSTVSYFDGKVGTVAMRGLAFANGIARSADGSELYVAECLGRAVHVMGRDPASGSLSEKKVIALSACPDNIEVDEHGALWVAAHPRLFDLVAHSQDPAKRSPSQVLRIVLNTGQVEEVYLNDGNPLSGASTAAVLGHTMVLGAIFDPHVLVCTLP, encoded by the coding sequence ATGAGACTCGTACGGGCCGTTGGAGCAATCGTTTTGATCGTGGCGGTCGCGCTAGCCTATCGCATTACGACCCGCTCCGGTATGTGGGCGCGGATCGAGCCGCACTTCGCTGGCACGTGCCGGGTGGTCAGCGGAGTGGTAGGAGCTGAGGACGTAACCATAGATCCAGCTTCCATGGTGGCGTTTCTGTCCGCGCAAGATCGGCGGGCGTTGCGCGGTGCGGCTGGACCACGGGGGGAAATTTACGCGCTGGATTTGAAGGACCCGGCCGCTCTGCCGCGCCCTTTGACGGGTGGCGTGCCGGGCGACTTTCATCCGCACGGAATTTCGCTGTGGCGGGATGGGGAAGGGAAGTTGCGGCTGTTTGCGATCAATCATCGGTCGGACGGCAGTCATACGGTCGAGGTTTTCGATTCGCAGGAGCAAGGGCTCCGCCATGTTCGCACGGTTCGTTATTCGGAGCTTTCCTCGCCGAACGATCTTGTTGCCGTGGATGCGGAGCGCTTTTATGCCACTAATGATCGTGGCGTGCCCGAGGCCGGGTGGCGTCAAACGTTAGAGGTTTATCTGGCTTTGCCGTGGTCCACGGTCTCTTACTTCGACGGGAAAGTGGGTACCGTGGCCATGCGCGGCTTAGCGTTTGCGAACGGCATCGCGCGCAGCGCCGATGGCTCGGAGTTGTACGTTGCGGAGTGCTTGGGCCGCGCCGTGCACGTGATGGGGCGCGATCCCGCCTCCGGGAGCCTGTCGGAGAAAAAGGTCATCGCGCTGTCTGCCTGTCCGGACAACATCGAAGTCGATGAGCATGGCGCGTTGTGGGTCGCGGCCCACCCGCGCCTGTTCGACCTGGTGGCGCACAGTCAGGACCCGGCGAAGCGCTCGCCTTCGCAAGTGCTGCGCATCGTCCTGAACACAGGCCAGGTCGAAGAGGTGTACCTCAACGACGGGAATCCCCTGTCTGGAGCGAGCACAGCGGCTGTCCTCGGGCACACCATGGTGCTCGGCGCGATTTTCGACCCGCACGTGTTGGTTTGCACCCTGCCGTAG